Sequence from the Hyalangium minutum genome:
GCACGCTGGACGGAGGCGCCATCACCTCCACGCCGAACGTGCCGGTGGCCAGCGCGGCTCCAGCGCAGGCCCAGGCGCCGGCGGTGACTCCGGAGCCGGCGGTGCCCACGTACACGGAGGCCGAGGCGGTCGCGTGCTCGCTGGAGAACCCGGAGATGTGCGAGGCCTGCCAGTAGTCGCAGGGTCTCCCCTCCCCTCCCAGCCGTCCTGAACCAGGAATCCCCCTCTCCTTCGGGAGAGGGGCGGGCGAGCCGTGTGTGCGGGCTCGCCTGCTGAAACGAATTCACCCCACGAATTGCAGAAGAGGATGCCGACGATGCTGCTGGACCCCGGGATGAACCTGACGCTGCGCCCCATGGCGCATCCGGTGTTTTTCGAGATGTACCGGAACGCGATCAAGAACACGTGGACGGTGGAAGAGGTGGACTTCTCGACGGACCTGGTGGACCTGCGCAGCAAGATGACGGAGGCGGAGCGGCACCTGATCCACCGGCTGGTGGCGTTCTTCGCGACGGGCGACTCGATCGTGGGGAACAACCTGGTGTTGAACCTCTACAAGCACGTCAACGCGCCCGAGGCACGGATGTACCTGTCGCGGCAGCTCTTCGAGGAGGCGCTGCACGTTCAGTTCTACCTGACGCTGCTGGACACGTACGTGCCGGATCCGGCGGATCGAGCAAAGGCGTTCGCGGCGGTGGACAACATCCCGTCGATTCAGCGCAAGGCGCAGTTCTGCCTGCGGTGGATGGACTCGATCCACGACCTGGCGCAGCTGAAGACGAAGGCGGATCGGCGGCGGTTCCTGCTGAACCTGATCTGCTTCGCGGGGTGCATCGAGGGGCTCTTCTTCTTCGCGGCGTTCGCGTACGTGTACTTCCTGCGGAGCAAGGGTCTGCTGAACGGGCTGGCGGCGGGAACGAACTGGGTGTTCCGGGACGAGAGCGCGCACATGGCGTTCGCGTTCGAAGCGATCAAGATCGCCCGGCAGGAGGAGCCGGACCTCTTTGATGCGGGGATGCAGGCGGACGTGATGCAGATGGTGCGCGAGGCGGTGGAGTGCGAGACGCAGTTCGCGCAGGACCTGCTGAGCGGGGGCGTGGCGGGACTGTCAGTGCAGGAGATGCGGCAGTACCTGGAGTACGTGGCGGACCAGCGGCTGATGATGCTGGGGATGCAGCCGATGTTCCGGGTGAAGAACCCGCTGCGGTTCATGGACCTGCAGGACGTGCAGGAGCTCACGAACTTCTTCGAGCGTCGCGTGAGCGCCTACCAGGTGGCGGTGGGCGTGGGCGCGGCGAACGACGTGGTGCTCGACGCCGCGTTCTGAGAAGGTGTGGCGTAGCAGCAGGGAGGCAGGCGTCCAACCCCTGCCTCCTGTGCTGATCCGCCTGCAGGGAAGCCAAGCCACCTTTCGGCGGCACTGATAGCGGGGCTCAGTTGGTTTGAGCAGCCGAATAGCCGGAGTAGCTGAACCAGCCCTGTGCATCGGCGGGGATGATGTAGGCGATGGCTTGGTGGCTCGCCTTATGGAGCGCTTGGCGGGTGCGCGCGGCACTCTTGCGCAGCAGGGGTTTGGTAAGACTTCGCCGTGCCCCGTCGTGACGGGTTCCAGGCTGTCGTGAGATCTCCAGTGCTCCCTTGGTATCGTCTCACGCCATGCGCACACATCCTCTCCTCGTAGTCTTAGCTCTCACTGCCTCGGTTGGGTGTGCTCTACCCGGGCACGTACGCGCTGGCCTGCCCCCGCAAGACCCCTTCGTTGGACCACGAGAGATAGTGGTGTTGGGCAATGAACCGGACGTGGTGCGTACCTTGGAGGAGGCGCTTCGTGCCAGAGGCTTTCGGGTGAAGCGTCAGTACGTACAGGCTGCCGAGGCGGAGCCTCAGCGCTACGTGCTGGAAATAACCAGCGACACCCTAGTGCGCTGTTTCGGAGGAGGCTTCCGTCTTCGCTCCCTCGCGGTGGAACTTATCGACGTGGCGCGCAACGAGGCTGTCTATTCAGCCGAGGCGAGTGGATACACCGAAAAGTGCCAGCCCATGTCCGGCAGCGTCTTTGGTGACATTGCCGACACGCTGAGCCAGAACTGGAGAGACGCACCCACTCGCCCCGCCGGACTCACGCTGTAGTTACGTGGCAGACCAGCGATTGATGCTGCTGGGCAGGACGTGCAGGCGTTCACGAACTTCTTCGAGCGTCGCGTAAGCGACTACCAGGTGGCGGTAGGCGTGGGCGCGGCGAACGACGTGGTGCTCGACACTGCGTTCTTAAAACTCGAAGGGCCCGGGCACTGGAGCGCTCCGTGCAAACCTGTCGGACAGCTGGACCAGTTCGGCCAGAGCGCGCCTCAAGGCCTTCGCGTCGCTGGAGCCGCTGAAGTAGCTGGGCTCTAGGGATCCGCGACCTTGCGGGCCCAAGCGGATCGGCGTGGCCCTGGGGCTTTGCCTGAGTTCCCCTAGAAGAGCCAAGTCTGGGAGCATGGACCGGGCAGCTATCGCTCTTTCAGCCGCTCCAACTCAACCTGTAGCTCCGCCACGCGATTTTCGGCCTCTTGCCCCCTGCGGACCTCCTCCTCAGCGCGTTGGCACTCTCGTTTGCCCTGCTGCCCCATCCTCGTAGAGGTGCCGCCGATCTTCTCCGATACCTGGAAGCGCGGCGACCACGCGCTCACGTGACTCCCCGCTCATGGCATCCCACTCTTCTTGAGAGGGTGCCTGCGAGAAGTCCCCATCACTCGTGCGAACGCCCTACTTCCCCTTCATCACGCCGATGAAGGGCAGGTTCCGGTACTTCTCGCCGTAGTCCAGGCCGTAGCCCACGACGAACACGTCGTCGATCACGAAGCCCTTGTAGTCGATCTGGATCTTCGTCCGCGCCCGAGACGGCTTCTCCAGCAGCGACGCCACCTTCAGCGACGCCGGGTGCCGCGCCCGCAGGCTCTCCAGCA
This genomic interval carries:
- a CDS encoding ribonucleotide-diphosphate reductase subunit beta, with the translated sequence MLLDPGMNLTLRPMAHPVFFEMYRNAIKNTWTVEEVDFSTDLVDLRSKMTEAERHLIHRLVAFFATGDSIVGNNLVLNLYKHVNAPEARMYLSRQLFEEALHVQFYLTLLDTYVPDPADRAKAFAAVDNIPSIQRKAQFCLRWMDSIHDLAQLKTKADRRRFLLNLICFAGCIEGLFFFAAFAYVYFLRSKGLLNGLAAGTNWVFRDESAHMAFAFEAIKIARQEEPDLFDAGMQADVMQMVREAVECETQFAQDLLSGGVAGLSVQEMRQYLEYVADQRLMMLGMQPMFRVKNPLRFMDLQDVQELTNFFERRVSAYQVAVGVGAANDVVLDAAF